One genomic window of Cetobacterium ceti includes the following:
- a CDS encoding FAD binding domain-containing protein translates to MIKNYFTPNTIEEAVSLKETYGDRAKYLSGGTELNLRINKEKYETFIDLRNVNSREIKVLESGSMEIGAGVTFQDLVSNENVPYQLKRAAQYMDSRNVRNIATIGGNIGSGRTMGDLLPTLLVLEAKVKIGESEKLITVEDYIHGRCDGLIEKIIINGSDLEKSYGSRAHMRTSNDISIIGAAVTFEERDGKLHRVKIALGGVDKKVIRLREVEGSLEGKTPTKEEIVNLIKENINPLGDVRGSKEFKTHMAAELVAESFGIN, encoded by the coding sequence ATGATAAAAAATTATTTTACACCGAACACAATTGAAGAGGCGGTTTCACTAAAGGAAACCTATGGAGATAGAGCAAAATATTTAAGTGGTGGAACAGAGTTAAACTTAAGAATAAACAAGGAAAAATATGAGACTTTTATAGATTTAAGAAATGTAAATTCAAGGGAGATAAAGGTATTAGAATCTGGTTCTATGGAAATTGGAGCAGGGGTAACTTTTCAAGATTTAGTATCCAATGAAAATGTACCTTACCAATTAAAAAGAGCTGCTCAGTATATGGATAGTAGAAATGTGAGAAATATAGCTACTATAGGTGGAAATATTGGTTCAGGAAGAACTATGGGAGATCTATTACCTACTCTTTTAGTTTTAGAGGCAAAGGTTAAAATAGGTGAAAGTGAAAAGTTAATAACAGTGGAAGATTATATTCATGGAAGATGTGATGGGTTAATTGAAAAGATTATTATAAATGGTAGTGATTTGGAAAAATCCTATGGTTCTAGGGCACATATGAGAACTTCAAATGATATTTCTATAATAGGAGCAGCAGTTACATTTGAAGAGAGGGATGGAAAGCTTCACAGGGTGAAAATAGCCCTAGGTGGAGTGGATAAAAAAGTTATTCGTTTAAGAGAGGTTGAGGGTTCTCTTGAGGGAAAAACTCCTACCAAGGAGGAGATTGTAAATCTTATTAAGGAAAATATAAATCCTTTAGGAGATGTAAGAGGTAGTAAGGAGTTTAAAACTCATATGGCGGCTGAACTTGTGGCAGAAAGTTTTGGAATAAACTAG
- a CDS encoding 4Fe-4S binding protein, translating to MADIRVKIAGLEYENPVIVAAGPPSKDWEAIKDCIEGGAAGVVAKTISSVAAEIPKPCMYDFKGKHFLNTELWSELSPEHWVENEYAKCKIKGEPLIIGLGYVKSDIEKLIPMVDKFADAYEISSHYVGRDLTPMLDTLTTAKKLTKKPVFMKVSPGVPDLGELGRALEAHGADGLVAINSVGPCFSIDIETGRPHMGSKDGYGWMSGAAIKPIAMRTVYELAKAVNIPVFAVGGVTKGEDVIEFIMAGAHGVQVCTQGIIEGPKAFGRIARETEAWLDAHGYKNLDEIRGLAIKNLEPRKGPQYTTMAPEVINEKCVGCNMCKNVCPYHAIEITEKKAVINEELCFGCGLCTSKCPTKALHIGQ from the coding sequence ATGGCGGACATAAGAGTAAAAATAGCAGGTTTAGAGTATGAAAATCCAGTGATAGTGGCAGCGGGACCACCATCAAAGGACTGGGAAGCTATAAAGGATTGTATAGAGGGAGGAGCTGCTGGAGTTGTTGCTAAAACCATATCAAGTGTGGCAGCAGAGATTCCAAAACCTTGTATGTATGATTTTAAAGGGAAGCACTTTTTAAATACAGAACTTTGGTCTGAGCTATCTCCAGAGCACTGGGTAGAAAATGAGTATGCAAAATGTAAAATTAAGGGAGAGCCACTAATTATTGGTTTGGGATATGTTAAAAGTGACATTGAAAAATTAATACCAATGGTGGATAAGTTTGCAGATGCATATGAGATTTCAAGTCACTATGTGGGAAGGGATTTAACACCTATGTTAGATACCCTAACAACTGCTAAGAAATTAACTAAAAAACCAGTATTTATGAAGGTATCTCCAGGGGTACCTGATTTAGGAGAACTAGGAAGAGCACTAGAGGCTCATGGGGCAGATGGTTTAGTAGCTATTAACTCTGTGGGGCCATGTTTCTCCATTGATATTGAAACAGGAAGACCTCATATGGGAAGTAAAGATGGTTATGGTTGGATGTCTGGAGCGGCTATAAAACCAATTGCCATGAGAACTGTATATGAGTTGGCAAAGGCTGTAAATATTCCAGTATTTGCTGTTGGAGGAGTAACAAAGGGAGAGGACGTAATTGAGTTTATAATGGCAGGAGCTCATGGAGTTCAAGTTTGTACTCAAGGGATAATAGAGGGACCTAAGGCCTTTGGTAGAATCGCTAGGGAAACAGAGGCTTGGTTAGATGCCCATGGGTATAAAAACTTAGATGAGATAAGAGGACTTGCAATTAAAAATTTAGAGCCTAGAAAGGGACCACAATATACAACTATGGCACCTGAGGTTATAAATGAAAAGTGTGTGGGATGTAATATGTGTAAAAATGTATGTCCATACCACGCAATAGAGATCACAGAGAAAAAAGCTGTAATCAATGAGGAACTATGTTTTGGATGCGGACTTTGTACATCAAAATGCCCTACTAAGGCCTTACATATTGGTCAGTAG
- the ssnA gene encoding putative aminohydrolase SsnA, whose product MYIFGNGRVITQDKNNPYLEDGAVVVQDDKIIDVGEFKDLSRKYSDAEFINAKGRVIMPGLINTHMHIYSSFARGMKIIAPTRNFDEILENLWWKVDKNLTLEGTKYSAYATYIDCIKNGVTTVIDHHASPYHLRGSLMTIGQVAEEIGIRASLSYEVSDRDGEEIAREGIEENIEFIKWANEKNSDMISGMFGMHAAFTLSDETLKKCQEAMEPYDNGYHIHVAEGYTDLENSLKVHGKRVVERLNDFGIFREKTIAVHCIHVNSHELDIIEKSKCNVVHNPESNMGNAVGCSPALHMIKRGIKVGLGSDGYTSDMLESYKVTNVLHKHHLCDPTVAWGETPQMLFDNNREIVKKQFNCESGILKIGGKADIIIMDYLPHTEMNGDNLYSHILFGMAGRGTVTTMVNGKLVMRDRVILTIDEEAVLAKAREVSKEMWKSF is encoded by the coding sequence ATGTATATATTTGGTAATGGAAGGGTTATCACACAGGACAAAAATAATCCCTACTTAGAAGATGGAGCTGTGGTAGTTCAAGATGACAAGATAATCGATGTGGGGGAATTTAAAGATTTAAGTAGGAAGTATAGTGATGCGGAGTTTATAAATGCCAAGGGTAGAGTTATAATGCCAGGACTTATAAACACCCATATGCACATTTACTCTAGCTTTGCTAGGGGAATGAAAATAATAGCACCTACTAGAAACTTTGATGAGATACTTGAAAATCTTTGGTGGAAGGTGGATAAAAACCTTACATTAGAAGGAACAAAATACAGTGCCTATGCCACATATATTGATTGTATAAAAAATGGAGTGACAACTGTGATAGACCACCATGCAAGTCCATACCACCTCAGGGGTAGTTTAATGACCATAGGCCAAGTGGCTGAGGAAATTGGAATTAGAGCATCACTATCCTATGAGGTTTCAGATAGAGATGGAGAAGAAATAGCAAGGGAGGGGATAGAGGAAAATATAGAGTTTATAAAGTGGGCAAATGAGAAAAACTCTGACATGATAAGTGGAATGTTTGGGATGCACGCGGCATTTACCCTATCAGATGAAACTTTGAAAAAATGTCAAGAGGCCATGGAACCCTATGATAACGGGTACCATATCCATGTGGCTGAGGGGTATACAGATTTGGAGAACTCCTTAAAAGTCCATGGAAAAAGGGTTGTGGAAAGATTAAATGACTTTGGAATCTTCAGAGAAAAAACAATAGCTGTTCACTGTATCCATGTGAATAGCCATGAGCTAGATATTATAGAGAAGTCAAAATGTAATGTTGTACATAACCCAGAATCAAATATGGGAAATGCAGTGGGTTGTTCCCCAGCACTACATATGATTAAAAGGGGAATTAAAGTTGGGCTAGGAAGTGATGGGTACACTTCAGATATGCTTGAATCCTATAAGGTAACCAATGTGTTACATAAGCACCACCTTTGTGACCCTACAGTTGCTTGGGGAGAAACTCCTCAAATGCTTTTTGATAACAATAGAGAAATTGTAAAAAAGCAGTTTAACTGTGAAAGCGGAATTTTAAAAATTGGTGGAAAGGCAGATATTATAATTATGGATTATCTACCACACACTGAAATGAATGGAGATAACCTTTATAGCCATATTCTATTTGGAATGGCTGGTAGAGGGACGGTTACTACCATGGTTAATGGAAAGCTTGTAATGAGGGATAGAGTCATACTAACAATAGATGAGGAAGCTGTGTTAGCCAAGGCTAGAGAAGTGTCAAAGGAAATGTGGAAAAGCTTTTAA
- the guaD gene encoding guanine deaminase codes for MGLKALKGTIVHTPVLGAYEILNDGYIVVENDKVVGTFEALPEEYKNVEVADYTGKMIIPGFVDLHFHAPQFPNRGLGLDKELLPWLETYTFPEETKYADLDYAKNAYSKVIHELWKQGTTRAVLFGTIHREANELLMDMLNKAGLGAMVGKVNMDRNSPKTYCEKTQDSIDETRKFIENTKDKYKLVKPIITPRFVPTCTPELMRGLGELAKEYGVHIQSHLDENRGEIGWVSELHPEHENYSVVYDNYQLFGNSTPTVMAHCIWNGPEEIELMKKRNIWVAHCPHSNTNLSSGIAPVRTYLREGIHVGLASDISGGHDVSIPRTIAAAAQSAKLRWVYLNDGEEVLSTPEWLYLATKGGGEFFGKVGSFEPGYDFDALVIDDSTIADVNERKTEERIERYLYVGDDRNIEARYVAGNLVQEPKF; via the coding sequence ATGGGATTAAAGGCACTTAAAGGAACAATAGTACATACACCTGTGTTAGGAGCATACGAAATTTTAAATGATGGATATATTGTGGTGGAAAATGATAAGGTTGTGGGAACTTTTGAAGCTCTACCTGAAGAGTATAAAAATGTAGAAGTTGCAGATTACACTGGGAAAATGATAATACCTGGATTTGTAGATTTACACTTCCATGCACCTCAATTTCCAAATAGAGGTTTAGGACTAGATAAGGAACTTTTACCTTGGCTTGAAACTTATACATTCCCTGAGGAAACTAAATATGCAGATTTAGATTATGCTAAAAATGCCTATTCAAAGGTTATCCATGAGTTATGGAAACAGGGAACAACTAGAGCTGTACTATTTGGAACAATCCATAGAGAGGCCAATGAACTTCTAATGGATATGTTAAATAAAGCTGGTTTAGGAGCAATGGTTGGAAAGGTAAATATGGATAGAAACTCTCCAAAGACATATTGCGAAAAAACACAGGACTCAATAGATGAAACTAGAAAGTTTATAGAAAATACAAAGGATAAATATAAACTTGTAAAACCAATAATCACACCTAGATTTGTTCCTACTTGTACTCCTGAGTTAATGAGAGGTTTAGGAGAACTAGCAAAGGAGTATGGAGTTCATATTCAATCACACCTAGATGAAAATAGAGGAGAGATTGGATGGGTATCAGAACTTCATCCAGAGCATGAGAACTACTCTGTGGTTTATGATAACTATCAACTATTTGGAAATTCAACACCAACTGTAATGGCACACTGTATTTGGAATGGACCTGAGGAAATAGAGCTAATGAAGAAAAGAAATATATGGGTTGCTCACTGTCCTCATTCAAATACAAACCTATCTTCAGGAATTGCCCCTGTAAGAACATATTTAAGAGAGGGAATCCATGTGGGACTAGCTTCTGATATTTCAGGGGGACATGATGTGTCTATACCAAGAACTATAGCAGCAGCAGCTCAATCGGCTAAGTTAAGATGGGTATATTTAAATGATGGAGAAGAGGTTTTATCAACACCTGAGTGGCTATATTTAGCAACAAAGGGTGGAGGAGAGTTCTTCGGTAAGGTTGGATCATTTGAGCCTGGATATGACTTTGATGCTCTAGTAATTGATGATTCAACAATAGCAGATGTAAATGAGAGAAAAACAGAGGAAAGAATAGAGAGATATTTATACGTGGGAGACGACAGAAACATAGAGGCTAGATATGTGGCTGGAAACTTAGTACAAGAGCCAAAGTTCTAG
- a CDS encoding NCS2 family permease has protein sequence MEGLKKFAQLEERGTTVKTELIAGLTTFMTMAYALAVVPGTLAKAGVPYSGAFAATAISACLATLFAAMANFPFGLGPSLGMNAFFVFSVVLGKGHTWQFALTAVAISGLVLLILTVTKIREKLFNVIPFNLKMAMIAGIGLFITLIGLASAGIVVPGAGTVVALGNLKSPSVFLSLIGIILTGVLMVKNVKGALFWGIILTTIIGFPLGVTKLPTQWDVIPDLTSTTFKFVGMSQILSVEMAITVFTFLFVAIFDTVGTLIGLAGKANLLDENDELPGVTKACLCDSFGTIIAGCLGTSLVGTFVESASGIAEGGKTGLTALTTSVLFFIALFLAPVFVMIPAAATAPVLIIVGLLMVSAIKAVNFDDMTEGLPAFLTIVLMPLTYSIAEGIVFGIISYVGIKVLTNKTKDVTPVMGVLAVLFVLKIAFM, from the coding sequence ATGGAAGGTTTAAAAAAATTCGCACAACTGGAGGAACGTGGGACCACTGTGAAAACAGAGCTTATAGCTGGTCTTACAACCTTTATGACAATGGCCTATGCACTGGCTGTTGTACCAGGAACATTGGCTAAGGCAGGAGTTCCTTATTCAGGAGCATTTGCAGCTACGGCAATATCAGCATGTTTAGCTACTTTATTTGCAGCAATGGCTAATTTCCCATTTGGACTTGGGCCATCACTTGGAATGAATGCATTCTTTGTATTTTCTGTTGTATTAGGTAAGGGACATACTTGGCAGTTTGCCCTAACAGCTGTTGCTATTTCTGGTCTTGTGCTACTTATTTTAACTGTTACTAAGATTAGAGAAAAGCTATTTAATGTAATTCCATTTAACTTGAAAATGGCCATGATTGCAGGAATTGGACTATTTATAACACTAATTGGTCTTGCAAGTGCAGGAATCGTGGTTCCTGGAGCTGGAACTGTTGTAGCTCTAGGTAATTTAAAGAGTCCTAGCGTATTTTTATCATTAATAGGAATAATTTTAACTGGGGTATTAATGGTTAAAAACGTAAAGGGAGCTCTTTTCTGGGGTATTATTTTAACTACTATTATTGGTTTCCCTTTAGGGGTAACAAAGTTACCTACTCAGTGGGATGTTATACCAGATTTAACTTCAACAACATTTAAATTTGTAGGAATGAGCCAAATTTTATCTGTGGAAATGGCTATTACAGTATTCACTTTCCTTTTCGTAGCTATATTTGATACTGTGGGAACACTAATTGGACTTGCAGGAAAGGCTAATTTACTAGATGAAAATGATGAGTTACCTGGGGTAACAAAGGCTTGTCTATGTGATTCATTTGGAACTATTATAGCTGGATGTTTAGGAACAAGTTTAGTTGGAACATTTGTTGAGTCAGCTTCTGGAATTGCAGAGGGTGGAAAAACAGGTTTAACAGCACTTACAACATCAGTTTTATTCTTTATAGCTCTATTTTTAGCTCCTGTATTTGTAATGATACCAGCTGCTGCAACAGCACCTGTACTTATTATAGTAGGACTTTTAATGGTGTCAGCTATAAAGGCTGTAAACTTTGATGATATGACAGAGGGATTACCAGCATTTTTAACAATTGTATTAATGCCACTTACTTACAGTATTGCAGAGGGAATTGTTTTCGGAATTATTTCCTATGTTGGAATTAAAGTATTAACTAACAAAACTAAAGATGTAACACCTGTAATGGGAGTACTTGCAGTTCTATTTGTTTTAAAAATCGCATTTATGTAA